TGCTGAAAAGTTATTGGTTTTTGGGCATTATACCTCTGGTATTTGTTGCCGCTATCACCATGATAAGCAGAGGGGAAGTCCATGGCAAAAACAGAAAAGCTTTGATCGGAGGGTTTGCGATGTACTGCCTGATCATTTTAGCCCTGATTGATTTGGCCTATTTCGAAGGAAAAAATCCGTTACATGTGATCCCTTTCCTGATCCTTTTTGCTTACATGATTTTTCCTCCACTGATCAAGGCAATCAGGTCTCAAATCCCACAAATGATTGGAAAAGCTGTAAAAGCAGGAGTAATTTCCCTGATTATTCTCAATGCCACTATGGCTTCTGTTTTTGCAGGTTGGCAATTTGGGCTAATTGTATTGATCCTTTTGCCTGTTTCTCTGTGGCTGGCCAAGAAATTTGCCGTTACTTGAAATCTTATTTCGATAACCAGAGTTTATTAAATTGCAAAACATTCCATATCCTTTAAGGATTAACAAGAAGATTTAAGTTTATAAAAATGGAAAAGATAATTGAACAGGCTTTTGCTGTACCATTTAGGTATCAGGTCTGTTTTTTGGAAGGGATTTTTGATTTAACAAATCCACTATTGGCCAATTTTCTGGATAACGGAAAAAAAGCCAAGGCATTTTTTGTGGTGGACAATGGTGTGTCCAATGCTTTTCCAGATCTGCTGAAAGACATCAGGGACTATGCTGATGCCTATCAGGATAAGTTTATTTTGAGTGCGGAACCTCTGATAGTTGAAGGTGGTGAAATCTCCAAAAATGATGAAGCAACTTTCAAGAAGATAGTAGATGCCACGAGTATTTTCGGAATAGACCGTCATTCTTATATTGTTGGTATTGGAGGCGGGGCAGTGTTGGATATGGTTGGTTTTGCCGCTGCGATTTCCCATAGGGGCATCAGACATATTCGCATACCGACTACCGTTTTATCCCAAAACGATTCCGGAGTTGGTGTCAAAAACGGTATCAATGCCTATGGTAAGAAAAACTACCTCGGAACTTTTGCACCTCCTTTCGCAGTCATTAATGACTTTAACTTCCTGACCACACTCGATGATAGAGATTGGCGCTCGGGAATTTCTGAAGCCATCAAAGTGGCTTTGATCAAAGATATAGGATTTTTTGAATGGCTTGAAAAAAATGCAACAGCATTGGCCAACCGTGAAATGGCCCCCATGCAGGAATTGATCATCAAATGCGCCCAAATGCACATGGACCATATCGCAGGTAAAGACCCATTTGAAACAGGTTCTGCCCGGCCTTTGGATTTTGGACATTGGGCTGCCCACAAATTGGAACATCTGACCCAATATCAGGTGCGGCATGGAGAAGCTGTGGCTATTGGGATTGCTTTGGATAGTACATATTCCTATTTGAAGGGAATGATTTCCAAATTAGATTTGATGCGTATCATTAACCTCATGAAAGCACTGGGATTTGGGATTTATGCCCATGAGTTGTCAGGCAAGGAATTGCTAAAGGGTCTAGAGGAGTTTAGGGAACATTTAGGGGGAGAATTGACCATTACTTTATTGGAATATATGGGCAAGGGAGTCGAAGTCCATCAAATGGACAGTGACCTGATTCTTCAATCCATTGATCAATTAAAATTATTTCATCAGGAAAAAGTGGTTGCTGATTCCTAAATTGTGGGATTGTTGCACTTTTAATCCAATTCCAAAATTTCAATGTTTACAAAAGGACATCACCTGACTTATTGTACCAATATCCATCCCGGAGAAAGTTGGGAGGAAACCTTTGAAAATCTAAAACAATATATCCCGAAGATCAAAAAAGAACTTTCTCCAAACCAATCCTTTGGAATCGGACTAAGGTCCTCTAACGATGCAAGTTTGGACCTCACAAAACCGGAAAATCTGGCTGATTTTAAAACATGGCTGAGAGAAAATGACTGTTATGTATTTACTTTCAATGGCTTCCCTTACGGAGGATTTCACAGACAGGTCGTCAAAGATGAAGTGCACCAACCCGATTGGACCACAATAGAAAGACTGGCCTATACGGAAAGACTTTTTGATATTCTTGCCGATCTTTTGTCCGATGAAATAGATGGAGGTATTTCAACTTCCCCTCTCTCCTACAGACATTGGCACAAGACCAAATCGGATTTGGAAAATGCCATCAAAACGTCAACAATCCATTTGGCCAAAATAGCTGCAAAACTTTATACCATACACCAAAAAACAGGTAAACTCCTTCACCTCGACATCGAACCTGAACCGGACGGCATTCTTGAAAACACCAAGGAAGTCATTGATTTCTATAAAAATTGGCTGGTACCGATTGGGACAGAATACCTTGTGAAAGAATTAGGGATTTCAGGTTGGGAAGCCGAAAAATGTCTGAAAGAACATATCAGAATCTGCTATGATGTATGTCATTTTGCGGTAGTATATGAAAAGCCAAAGGATGTTTTTAAAGCATTTGAAGCAGAGGGTATCAAAGTCGGCAAGATTCAGATCAGTGCTGCATTAAAGGCTGACATTCCAAAGGATAAAAATGAAAGGAAGGAAATGGAAGCTTTAATATCTCCATTTTCCGAATCCACATACCTGCATCAGGTAGTTGCCAAAGGCTTGAAGAATGAGTTAACTTCCTTCAGGGATCTGCCTGAGGCCATGAATACCCTTGAATCAACTGATGCTTTGGAATGGCGTATCCACTATCATGTCCCGATTTTTCTTTCTGATTATGGGAAAATCTCTTCCACACAATCAGATATCCTAGATGTGTTGAAATATATCAGTAGGAAAAAAGTCTGCAACCATTTGGAAGTGGAAACCTACACTTGGGAGGTTTTGCCGGAAGACATCAATTTAGATCTAGGGAATTCAATCATAAGAGAACTTCAATGGGTCATAGAAAACAGTGGAAACTCATGAAAAAAACCGTAGTCATAGATATTGTTGCCCTTTCAAGCAGGGTAATCGGTGAACATACCCCATTTTTGAAAGAATGGATCGCCAAAGGAAAAAAAGCCACCATCGACCCTGTGTTGCCGGCAGTGACCTGTTCGGCACAGTCAGTTTACCTGACCGGAAAATGGCCTTCGGAAAATGGTATTGTTGGCAATGGCTGGTATTTCAGGGAGGAATGCGAAGTGAAGTTTTGGAGACAATCCAATCATTTGGTCCAAACTGAAAAAATCTGGGACAAGGCTAAAAAAATCAATCCGGGTTTTACCGTATCCAATATGTTCTGGTGGTACAATATGTATTCCAATGCAGACTATCAGGTTACCCCCAGACCCCTCTATCCTTCCGATGGCCGCAAATTACCGGATTGCCATAGTCATCCTATGGACCTGAGAGACCGGTTGCAAAGGGAATTGGGTCAGTTTCCCCTCTTTTCTTTTTGGGGACCTAACGCCAATATCTCCTCTACCAAGTGGATAGCGGAAGCTTCCAAAAAAGTCGATGAATGGCATAATCCAACCCTTACTTTGATCTATCTGCCACATTTGGATTATAACCTGCAGCGTTGCGGAATAGACTTTTCCAAAATCGGGAAAGACCTGGAGGAAATAGATGCAGTCTGTAAAGACCTGATCACTTATTATGAAAACCAGGGTGCCAATGTCATTCTCCTGTCAGAATATGGGATCACTTCCGTCAACCATCCCATCCATATCAACAGGATTTTGAGGGAGAAAGGATATATCGCTGTAAAGGATGAGTTGGGATTGGAAACCTTGGATGCCGGAACCTGTAGGGCCTTTGCCGTAGCAGACCATCAATTGGCCCATATTTATATCAAGGACAAAAATGATATCCCGACTCTGAAGGCACTTCTTGAAAACACTTCGGGAATTGAACTGGTACTGGATGAGGAAGGAAAAAAGAAATTCCATCTCGATCATGATAGGGCCGGCGAATTGGTAGCTGTTGCAGACAAGGATTCATGGTTTACCTATTATTATTGGCTGGATGATGCCAAGGCACCGGATTATGCAAGGTGTGTGGATATCCACCGCAAGCCCGGCTATGACCCGGTGGAGATGTTTGCCGATCCAAACATCAAATTGCTGAAAGCAAAGATTGGAATGAAGATCCTGAAAAAGAAGCTCGGTTTCCGATACTTGATGGATGTGATTCCTTTGGATGCTACTTTGGTAAAAGGGTCACATGGTGCTATTCCAAAAGACAGTCTGGACCATCCCATATTTGTCAGTAAAAACAAGAATTTATTTGATGGAGAAAAGTTGGAAGCAGTGGAAGTAATGGATTTGATATTGAAGGAGGTTTTTGAGGGGTGATTGGGGAAAATCTGCTTGATCAGCGTCATCCCGATGTTCGGGACAGGTTAAGCGTTCTCTAGAACACGGATGACACAGATTTGGCTGATGAGCACTGATAAAAAAATGTGTCTTTGGCTGAAATAGTTTTTAATATCCACACCTAATTGGATAATATAAAATCAGTGTAAATCTGCTTGATCAGCGTTATCAGCGTGCAATAGAACACGGATGACGCAGATTTGGCTGATGAGCACTAATAAAATAAGTTTGAACCTCTTGATTTAATCAAGGATTTAGATCAAAATCCCTTTCTGTTTAGGTTTCCTTCCAACTCTCCTATTTATTTTTATTCAAAAAATCCAAAATCACCAATCCTCCAAACCATCCCACCGTACAAATCAACAAACTAAGGTTCAACCGGGATTGATTTAAGATTTCCATATAATACAATATGGCTAACGAAAACATGACAACAAGTATGAACAGTGCAAAGTAGGTGCTTTTCATTTTTTCTGGAAGATTTTACTGAACAACAAAAACAACAATCCACAAGCCACCCAGGCTGGCAAAGTGAAAAAAGACAGGAAAACATCCTTATATAAAGACCATGCATAAAACACTACCATACTGATTAGCCAGGCGGCTAAGACAGCTATATTGAAGGAAATACCTTTTGCTTCCGCATAGTTTTTGGATAATCCCAGCTTTTGGGAAAAGTAATGCTCAAAGAAAATCACTGCACCGACCGGAGCGAGAATAAACCCATACACCGCGACAAAATCCAGTAATTTCATGGCAAAGGCGGGAAAAAGACCTGCAATGGTAGCTATACCTCCAGTCACCAATGTGACTTTAACGGTTGAACTTTTGGGAAAAATAGCCTGAAAAGCTAATCCGGCCCGGTAAATGGTTGGATTGGCAGTAGTCCATCCTGCTACCACGACACATATCAGTCCGGCAATACCTACCACCTCATAAGCCAAAGGCCCGGGTGCCACGGGTGGAACTCCCCCACCTGCGAATATGGCCGCTGCTTCAGTACTTTTCAGGTATAGGGCAAACATGAGACAGGCCGAGATCCAGGCCATAAAATGCCCCACATACATCCCCGCAGCAGTCGTCCATCCAATGGTGTTTTTATTGGCATAGCGTAAAACGGATAGGTCAGACATCCCTAAGTGCATGGCAGCATTGCAGAACCAAGCGAAGAACATCACGTGCCAAAAGGTAAATTTGATCTGTCCGGGAAAAGGCTCCGAGCCTGTTCCCCAAACCGCCCAAAGGTCTGAAATAGAACTTACTCCCAGTCTTTTAGCAGCCACTATCCCAGCAATCAAAAACACCATCACCATCCATGGTGATGCAATGTTGGAAAATCTGGAAACAGCATCATATCCTTTGGCAGCTACTACAGAAATCACTGCCCCTACACCCAGCACTACCAAAACCCATGAAATGCTTGTTGGCACTGTATCAGTCAATGCTGGCATGGGCATATCAAATGGAATCCCTACAGCGGTCGCTGAAACAGTAATCATTGCCCCCGCCAAAAAACAAAACAAGAGTCCATTGGCCAAATTGTAACCGATAACCAATTTACGGCCAGCTATCTTCTCCAACTTATAATAAAGTGTCAACCTATCGGCAGTTGCAATGGGCGTAGTAACGTACCGCCAGGTCAGCACCGCCAAAAAATTCCCCAATAACAATCCTACTATCAAGTCAAAAGCCGAAACACCCGCAGTCAAAAACAAAGGTCCAATTACAAATTCGGTACCAGCGGCATGTTCCCCGGCATACATACCCAAAAACTTCCTCCAATCCTTAAAATGAGAGGGAGGAACAGGTTCGCGTTCAAATTCGCCAATTTGAACAGGTTCTATCATCGAGCCGGGGTTTTCCATAGGGTTGATTTTGGGTCGTAATTGAAAAATACAAAAATCCTGGATACTATGATGTCCTGTGATATCCTGTGATGATTAATTATTCCGGTTTTTCAGAATTTGTTGTTCATCTCCTAAAGCGACTCCCTTACAATTACCTTAAATTCATTTTTTATCTTCTTACCCTCTTTACTCAAAATCATATCTGCGGTAAGCTTTCCCATGGCAGAAAAGTCCGTGGTGATTACCGTTATTCCTTTTTGGAGGACCTCTTTCAGAGGGGTTTCATTATAGGACAGGATTCCAAGATTTTTCCCAATATTCAACCCTTTAATTTGTCTTGTCTTTTTAA
This window of the Aquiflexum balticum DSM 16537 genome carries:
- a CDS encoding 3-dehydroquinate synthase, producing MEKIIEQAFAVPFRYQVCFLEGIFDLTNPLLANFLDNGKKAKAFFVVDNGVSNAFPDLLKDIRDYADAYQDKFILSAEPLIVEGGEISKNDEATFKKIVDATSIFGIDRHSYIVGIGGGAVLDMVGFAAAISHRGIRHIRIPTTVLSQNDSGVGVKNGINAYGKKNYLGTFAPPFAVINDFNFLTTLDDRDWRSGISEAIKVALIKDIGFFEWLEKNATALANREMAPMQELIIKCAQMHMDHIAGKDPFETGSARPLDFGHWAAHKLEHLTQYQVRHGEAVAIGIALDSTYSYLKGMISKLDLMRIINLMKALGFGIYAHELSGKELLKGLEEFREHLGGELTITLLEYMGKGVEVHQMDSDLILQSIDQLKLFHQEKVVADS
- the eboE gene encoding metabolite traffic protein EboE, with the protein product MFTKGHHLTYCTNIHPGESWEETFENLKQYIPKIKKELSPNQSFGIGLRSSNDASLDLTKPENLADFKTWLRENDCYVFTFNGFPYGGFHRQVVKDEVHQPDWTTIERLAYTERLFDILADLLSDEIDGGISTSPLSYRHWHKTKSDLENAIKTSTIHLAKIAAKLYTIHQKTGKLLHLDIEPEPDGILENTKEVIDFYKNWLVPIGTEYLVKELGISGWEAEKCLKEHIRICYDVCHFAVVYEKPKDVFKAFEAEGIKVGKIQISAALKADIPKDKNERKEMEALISPFSESTYLHQVVAKGLKNELTSFRDLPEAMNTLESTDALEWRIHYHVPIFLSDYGKISSTQSDILDVLKYISRKKVCNHLEVETYTWEVLPEDINLDLGNSIIRELQWVIENSGNS
- a CDS encoding purine-cytosine permease family protein, with the translated sequence MENPGSMIEPVQIGEFEREPVPPSHFKDWRKFLGMYAGEHAAGTEFVIGPLFLTAGVSAFDLIVGLLLGNFLAVLTWRYVTTPIATADRLTLYYKLEKIAGRKLVIGYNLANGLLFCFLAGAMITVSATAVGIPFDMPMPALTDTVPTSISWVLVVLGVGAVISVVAAKGYDAVSRFSNIASPWMVMVFLIAGIVAAKRLGVSSISDLWAVWGTGSEPFPGQIKFTFWHVMFFAWFCNAAMHLGMSDLSVLRYANKNTIGWTTAAGMYVGHFMAWISACLMFALYLKSTEAAAIFAGGGVPPVAPGPLAYEVVGIAGLICVVVAGWTTANPTIYRAGLAFQAIFPKSSTVKVTLVTGGIATIAGLFPAFAMKLLDFVAVYGFILAPVGAVIFFEHYFSQKLGLSKNYAEAKGISFNIAVLAAWLISMVVFYAWSLYKDVFLSFFTLPAWVACGLLFLLFSKIFQKK
- a CDS encoding alkaline phosphatase family protein yields the protein MKKTVVIDIVALSSRVIGEHTPFLKEWIAKGKKATIDPVLPAVTCSAQSVYLTGKWPSENGIVGNGWYFREECEVKFWRQSNHLVQTEKIWDKAKKINPGFTVSNMFWWYNMYSNADYQVTPRPLYPSDGRKLPDCHSHPMDLRDRLQRELGQFPLFSFWGPNANISSTKWIAEASKKVDEWHNPTLTLIYLPHLDYNLQRCGIDFSKIGKDLEEIDAVCKDLITYYENQGANVILLSEYGITSVNHPIHINRILREKGYIAVKDELGLETLDAGTCRAFAVADHQLAHIYIKDKNDIPTLKALLENTSGIELVLDEEGKKKFHLDHDRAGELVAVADKDSWFTYYYWLDDAKAPDYARCVDIHRKPGYDPVEMFADPNIKLLKAKIGMKILKKKLGFRYLMDVIPLDATLVKGSHGAIPKDSLDHPIFVSKNKNLFDGEKLEAVEVMDLILKEVFEG